In Pseudomonas grandcourensis, the DNA window CTGTGCGGCCATGTTTGACGATTGGAGCCCGGGCCACTTGCCGTTGTACTGGTACGAGCAGCAATTTCCCGAGCAGTTTGCCGCCAGCTTCAAGTTCGCGTTCGTTCGCGATCCCCTGGAAAGGGCCTACTCTGCCTACGCTTTCCTGCGGGGCAACGCCTTGGGGAAACGGGATCATGCGGCGCAGAAACTGGTCAGCCACTACCGTGACTTTGATGACTTCGTCGGCCGCTGGCTGCACCCGGAGACGATCCAGCGACAGTTGCACTTCGCCGCGCAAACGGATTTCCTGACGGATTCCATGGGGCATCTGGCGCTGGATTTCGTCGGCTACCAGGAGCACCTGGCGCGGGATTTCAGGCTGGTTTGCGAGCAATTGAGCTATCCGGTGGAACTGCCCCACGTGAACAGGTCGCAGCAGCGGCGCCCGATGCTGGCGCGCGAGTTCTGCACGGTACGTACCCGCCGGCTGGTGCGACGGGTCTATCAGCGTGATTACGAGATGCTGGGATATGAATGAAGCCGAAGCGTGTCGTCTTCTGGCTGGTTCCTGATCAAAAAATGAGCAATAAAGCCCGGCGAATCATCCGGTTGCAGCCGCCGCACAAGCCGACACCAACCCTGTGTTAATATCGCGCCCCTGTTCATTCTGTATGTGGGTTGCACCATGAAGTTGTCCATGCCGCGATTCGATCAAGCCCCTGTCTTGGTAGTCGGCGATGTCATGCTCGACCGTTACTGGCATGGTGGTACCTCACGGATTTCTCCTGAGGCACCGGTGCCGGTGGTCAAGGTCGATCACATCGAAGACCGCCCGGGCGGTGCTGCCAACGTTGCCTTGAACATTGCTGCCCTGGGGGCTCCGGCTTCGCTGGTCGGTGTCACCGGCGACGATGAAGCCGCCAACAGCCTGGTCAACAGCCTCAAGGGCGCCGGCGTGCGAGCCATCTTCCAGCGCATTGCGCACCAGCCGACCATCGTCAAGCTGCGGGTCATGAGCCGTCACCAGCAATTGCTGCGCATCGACTTCGAAGAACCCTTCGCCACCGACGCGCTGGCGCTGGCCGCGCAGGTCGACGAGTTGCTCGAAGGCATCAAGGTGCTGGTGCTGTCCGACTACGGCAAAGGCGCGCTGAAAAACCATCAGGCGCTGATCCAGGCCGCCCGTGCCCGTGGCATTCCGGTGCTGGCCGATCCCAAGGGCAAGGATTTCTCGATCTACCGCGGTGCGAGCCTGATCACGCCAAACCTCAACGAATTCGAAACCATCGTGGGTGGTTGCGCCGATGAGCACGAATTGGTGAGCAAGGGCGCGCAGCTAATGCACGACCTTGACCTCGGTGCCCTGCTGGTGACCCGTGGCGAGCACGGCATGACCTTGCTGCGCCCGGATCATCCGGCGCTGCACTTGCCGGCCCGCGCCCGTGAAGTGTTCGACGTGACCGGTGCCGGCGACACAGTAATTTCCACCCTGGCGGCCGCTATTGCCGCGGGTGAAGAACTGCCCCACGCGGTGGCCCTGGCCAACCTGGCGGCGGGCATCGTGGTCGGCAAGCTCGGTACGGCGGCCATCAGTGCGCCGGAACTGCGTCGTGCGATTCAGCGGGAGGAAGGTTCCGAGCGTGGAGTGCTGGGTCTTGAGCAGCTGTTGCTGGCGGTCGATGACGCCCGCGCGCACAACGAGCGGATCGTGTTCACCAACGGTTGCTTCGACATCCTGCACGCCGGTCACGTGACCTACCTGGAGCAGGCGCGGGCCCAGGGCGATCGCCTGATCGTGGCGATTAACGACGATGCATCGGTCAGCCGCCTGAAAGGGCCGGGCCGTCCGATCAACAGTGTCGACCGGCGCATGGCGGTACTGGCCGGCCTGGGTGCGGTGGACTGGGTGATCAGCTTCTCGGAAGGCACCCCGGAAAACCTGCTGAGCGCGGTCAAGCCGGACGTGTTGGTCAAGGGCGGCGACTACGGGATCGACCAGGTGGTCG includes these proteins:
- a CDS encoding sulfotransferase family 2 domain-containing protein, translating into MLQRYLWKLLPKSQRAFLLGRLSVVDRQVVNKSMSANVSFPVPFEQRSCLFIHVPKCAGSSVCAAMFDDWSPGHLPLYWYEQQFPEQFAASFKFAFVRDPLERAYSAYAFLRGNALGKRDHAAQKLVSHYRDFDDFVGRWLHPETIQRQLHFAAQTDFLTDSMGHLALDFVGYQEHLARDFRLVCEQLSYPVELPHVNRSQQRRPMLAREFCTVRTRRLVRRVYQRDYEMLGYE
- the hldE gene encoding bifunctional D-glycero-beta-D-manno-heptose-7-phosphate kinase/D-glycero-beta-D-manno-heptose 1-phosphate adenylyltransferase HldE; the encoded protein is MKLSMPRFDQAPVLVVGDVMLDRYWHGGTSRISPEAPVPVVKVDHIEDRPGGAANVALNIAALGAPASLVGVTGDDEAANSLVNSLKGAGVRAIFQRIAHQPTIVKLRVMSRHQQLLRIDFEEPFATDALALAAQVDELLEGIKVLVLSDYGKGALKNHQALIQAARARGIPVLADPKGKDFSIYRGASLITPNLNEFETIVGGCADEHELVSKGAQLMHDLDLGALLVTRGEHGMTLLRPDHPALHLPARAREVFDVTGAGDTVISTLAAAIAAGEELPHAVALANLAAGIVVGKLGTAAISAPELRRAIQREEGSERGVLGLEQLLLAVDDARAHNERIVFTNGCFDILHAGHVTYLEQARAQGDRLIVAINDDASVSRLKGPGRPINSVDRRMAVLAGLGAVDWVISFSEGTPENLLSAVKPDVLVKGGDYGIDQVVGADIVTAYGGTVKVLGLVENSSTTAIVEKIRKS